One Pseudonocardia sediminis DNA window includes the following coding sequences:
- a CDS encoding MarR family winged helix-turn-helix transcriptional regulator, with protein sequence MSDPFFESRPEHMPLGKLVSWVGGAMQSYYRRSVARHGVTGTAIGVLGALAHAEGLSQRELAGRVGVTPATLTPVLDTLEQEGRIGRERDTSDRRIVRLWITDDGRTHLRTVFTEVAATFRAQMPQPPPEHEPIIREYLVAVLAAVSQDSGSGPGRHAAGDEPTGKGAER encoded by the coding sequence GCCGCTGGGCAAGCTCGTCTCGTGGGTGGGCGGGGCGATGCAGAGCTACTACCGCCGCAGCGTCGCCCGGCACGGCGTGACCGGCACCGCGATCGGTGTGCTGGGCGCCCTGGCGCACGCCGAGGGACTGTCCCAGCGCGAGCTCGCCGGGCGGGTCGGCGTCACCCCGGCGACACTGACACCGGTGCTGGACACCCTCGAGCAGGAGGGCCGGATCGGGCGCGAGCGCGACACCTCGGACCGTCGCATCGTCCGGCTCTGGATCACCGACGACGGCCGGACGCACCTGAGGACGGTGTTCACCGAGGTCGCGGCCACGTTCCGGGCGCAGATGCCGCAGCCGCCGCCGGAGCACGAGCCGATCATCCGGGAATACCTCGTCGCGGTGCTGGCCGCGGTGAGCCAGGATTCGGGATCCGGTCCGGGGCGTCACGCCGCCGGGGACGAGCCCACAGGGAAGGGAGCGGAGCGATGA